A genomic segment from Sciurus carolinensis chromosome 1, mSciCar1.2, whole genome shotgun sequence encodes:
- the LOC124988879 gene encoding LOW QUALITY PROTEIN: dolichol phosphate-mannose biosynthesis regulatory protein-like (The sequence of the model RefSeq protein was modified relative to this genomic sequence to represent the inferred CDS: inserted 2 bases in 1 codon), giving the protein MATGTDQVVGLGLVAVNLIIFTYYTAWVIFLPFIDSEHVIHKFFLPQXCAAIPLAAGLLLLLCVGLFITYIMLKNQRVIKKAQ; this is encoded by the exons ATGGCCACAGGGACAGACCAGGTGGTGGGACTCGGCCTCGTCGCTGTTAACCTGATCATCTTCACCTACTATACTGCCTGGGTAATCTTCTTGCCATTCATAGACAGTGAGCATGTCATCCACAAGTTCTTCCTGCCTCA GTGTGCGGCCATACCCCTGGCCGCAGGCCTCTTGCTGCTCCTGTGTGTGGGATTATTCATCACCTATATTATGCTGAAGAATCAGAGGGTGATCAAGAAGGCTCAGTGA